The Engystomops pustulosus chromosome 2, aEngPut4.maternal, whole genome shotgun sequence genomic interval TTTGGGAACTACACAACTTTTTGGTGTTGTTGTTGTGCTGTACTGTTACAGCATTGAACCATTGTCTATTAGAATTAAAATAATTCAGTTCCAGTTTATCTAAAAGGTAGCTGAGCTGCCCTTACAGAGCGTAGCCACTACACACAGAACTGTACTGTATTTCCTGATCTATTCCATGTTCTGATTCCCACTCCAGAGCTTATGAAAAAATCTTGTGGATAGGTCATTAAGATTTAAAAGGTTCCATGTCATGTTGCAGCCAGTGATTGATATATATAAACAACAAGTGACTGCAGAGGTCAGATTCTATCACCAGCAAGGCCCAGAGACTGGCCTGTTAGAAGTTTAGTGTctttaatatagaggtctggttcaGGATTTATTGGTACCAGTAGTATATTGTGCTACAGCTTATATTCCTTCTGATCACATATACATACTGAATATATTCTATAACATATATACTGATTTTTATCAAAATTACTAACCTCCATGGAACATGGCTCTGCTGCATAGTTCTTTCCAGTCCCCACCAGCACCTAATAGGGCATCATATGCAATCATTGGCGCATCATGTCCTCTTCTCCCTCCACGGCCCTCTGAGCTCCATTTCTTATAAGTCTATATATTAAATATTAGTACATATTAGATTCTTCAACTTGTGTTGGATATTCAAAAGTGAACAATAACCCTTGTGATCcaagcatatacacataacaaaTCAATAATACAGCATAGTTGTCAATAGTCCCAAATTTGAAGGGATTATCTCTGATTTTTACAAATCATTTAGTATTCGGATAAAAGGGATGGTATTTGTGCAACTCAACCAAAAAGTGGTCATCCACAAGTTTTTTGGCTAGTTCCATAAGCCGGACTCGAACCAATATTTTATCAATAAAACGTTGCCAGCTTTTGATtggtaaactttaaaaaaatataatataaaaaaaattcttatttctTCACTTGTCAGATTCTTTTACTTTTCTCCTCGCCATATATTACTACTACAGGTAACATTTATTTAACTCATCATATAGCTTTATACCGCCAATACTGTTTGATAATGGTAATAAAAACTGCCTCATTAGGAAACTGAGATTTACAGtaggatgtctgtgtctctctcattTGGTTCctactcagtggcgtaactagaagctgatggacccaatgcaaagtctgtgcaaggcccctgactataatgtatggtttatagtaataatcttctcatatgggaaattgacaccttatgaaccccctaagcctcttgggccgggttgcgacctctgcaccccctcaagttacgcccctgctcttaCTCCGCCTCCTCTCTTGTATTACCTGATCTGCCAGTAAGCTGCCAACACATCcttgccagatttatcacccatTGTCACCCCACTGGCACTTACAAATCAACTTGCACTGTTTTaattcatatagtcagcatttatATCACTTAATGGCTTCATTTATGCCAGAAAGTTGTTCCAAAATGTAGTTATTATTTATTGTTGCATTTATCTTGATTGAATTAGACAATAGAAACTCCTTTGTCAATAGTATTTCTTTTGCTAAAACACAATATTGGATTGAGGTGCCTGAGGCCTCCCAATGACCTCCTTCTTGGGGGCCCCTCTGACACCTATATTCAAATTCAAACATAGCCGAACAAATCTCTTTCAGTCATCCAATTCAACTACAGAACGTGATGTACCCTAAGTATATTTTGCCATGGATCACTTATAAAGGAACGGTGGGCCCAGCAGTAGATTCACCTGTGGGCTAGTCTAAGCCAACAAACAGCCCTACCTTGTCTCTCTCATCAGCATCATACTTATCAGGAAAATTGGGCTTGTTCATATTGTCttcttctatttctctttcctCCAGATAAAATTGCCATTTAGCTTCAAAGTAGAACCAGTGCTCTTGGTATTCTACATAAGATAAAAAAACACACAGAGTAAGATTTTTTAGAAATGTCTGAGGTGAAACGGTTCTATCCAATGAATAGATGAAACCAATCAGGACTTGAACAGCTATGGGAaagttaaagctgagctctgattggttgccataatacAAATATGGTTTTCAGACACATGTAGATAGCTAGTAGTTTTTCTAATAGATGTGAGCAGTTATGAGCAAAAATAATTACCTATGTCACAGGGAATATGAAGGAAAGGGAGGTGATACTTTTATATAATTATCAGTAATGCcttaaatctactatcaaaatccatcatgataatccagggacacctactcatatgTAGGCCCCgatactgtggtaatcatcttaatatttgttatccattacctccttcttactaaaatcaacttttaaaactatgctatgGGTTTCCAGGGAGGGGGGGAGTCGGGGGAAAGGGGCAATAAGGCGGTCACCTATTACCCAAGAAATGTGTATTGCAGCTGCCCTGCTAGGTAGTGTAAGTAGAAGTTTAGGAGAGCCATGCCACCCTGCGTTTTGGAGCATTGCAGGGTTGCTAGGGTGAGTTTGGACCTGGAGTTCCCGCACACAAATCTGATGGGATGGGGACCGCGGAGTGCTTGTGAAGATATAAGCacttagggagatttatcattttaACTATGTTTATTCTTCCTGTGGTCAAAAGTGGAAGAGACTTTCAAGTTTTACATTTCGTCAGTATTCTGCTACAGTGAATGTTGGTGGAGTTTAGATATTAGTATACCTAGGTACCTAAAGGAGGTGACCACCTTCTGTACTGACATGTGGGCGGGTCCTTGCCATGGTGAAAGACCCAGTGGCATGTAAACTGACTTCAGCTCACCTGGAGCCCTGAGTAAGAGCCCAAATTGTCTATAATATGAATGGTTCATagtagggaggaggaggggttagAGAGGAACAATATTATGTCATCCGTGTACAGTCCCACTGTATCCTCCCTGGGGCCTATGGATTTGCCAGTGTCATTATTATCAGGGAGTTTTGTTGCAAGGATCTCAATCACCAATGCAAAGAGTAAAGGCGATAGAGGGCATCCTTGCTGGGTGCCTCTGTGCAAGGGGAATTCAGGAGAAAGCTCTCCATTGATCAGTAATTTACTCTTTAAAACCAGCGGCAAAAACCAAGGCCAACTTGAATTTCTGTAGGCATTGTCCAAGAAAAGGCCATTTGACAGTCAAAGGTCTTAACTGTATCCAGTGAGGCTAAGGCTCAATCCTCTCGGTAATGTTGACCTATCTGTGTAACCACTTGGATCcgggtagatttcatttaaaggggtattccaggaataaaaacccatgatgctataaataaatgaatataacaaaactcaatgtcattagtcataaaatggagcttaattagtttgattttatgattcacaaaaagtCCCAAGAGCCTTTATTTCTTGCtcggttaccatagtaatgatgtgtaactgccatcaccacaacactgaccatactgtatGCACTGCgaacaaccgactacagccaaacatagtggtgatcacatgacctgcccaggcagggggaggacatgtgatgtggacatgtgaccagcggccatcttctgtcttgtctctTCTCcatgcggaggaaattaacagactcATTAAAGGATTGGTAGCATTTtagttcttcattacagtctacatcaacagcatttttctgctaaagggagcaaaattttaaataacaactaaatacacattagtttatattttaaggacccacttgtatatgaattatgctgattcctggaatacccctttaacttgtttTATTCTACATTTGCATGTACCTGCAGTATGTCACCAACTATTTTAAATAGTTACAACATCCATAACTTATGCTAAcacttataattattattatataaacttTAGCATACAGCCATGAAGTCTCTAGGACAAACAGTATTACCAAGGGTCATTGAAATGACTCATTCAGTGACCTATTCTGCAACATGACACCCTCATTGGATACCAGCATTGTATGTCAGTACAGTCATTATTTATATATCAGTGCTGTGAAGTGGTAGGACACACAGGATTGGCAGCAAAGCAGCACATACCTCATATAAATGTCATAGTAAGAACTCTCACTACTTAGTTTTATGACTGTTTGTCATGAGCTTCATGGCTTGGATTTCCATGCCATCATCACTGCTATTGTGGCATTCTCTATGGTCATCAGTCTGACTGATGAGACTCATACCACTTTCAATGTGTGTGCATCAAGAGATAcccctgtcacatgtgctcaataTATCTGAAGAACCTATTCCAAAAGAAGCTCTTTCCTCTACAATGACCCAATaataaaaatgtgtattttttaatttatcatAAATCATAAGAAACTTTGATATTTGTCACTATATAGCATCTAGTGCTATATATCAGAGCTGTACATATGGAAAAACAGCCCTATGAAACATCAGCTGCATGTGACGGTGCTCTGCCTGTGGAAACTGAACGGTGTGCTGGTTGGATTCCAGGGACCGAGCACAGTGCTGGGGACAGGAGTCTTTGCAACATAGTAATATAATATTATGCAAGAAGCCCCTACCCACCAGTGGAACAACGGAAATAATTAAATGACACCAGTCCCCAATACTATACTTGGTAAAAGAAGTATACCCAACATCAGGTGGAATACCAGCTCACCCAGGTAATCCAGATTAGGATCCGTCAAGTATTGGCTCAGATGCACGTAGCAAACGATCGATAACCATAAGGCTCATACATAGAAATCAGAAGAACTGTCAGGCTTCtgaggtagtgaaccccctggaccaccccgGACAACGACACAAGCTGGCTTTTAACCATTCCCGTGAAGTGACCAGCGTCAATCAGCggtacgctggccctttaaattcacaAGTGGGAAGCCAGTGCGGGAGCAGGAGCTTGAAGAGGTGAGTGACGAAAGGGAGAGCGggagccatggagaggggcacaggtgggcCTGCGACTATACTTGGTCCATAGAATCCAACAAGCACAGGCTTCAATTTCCACAGATCAATCATGGTTGTTTGAATACAGCCCATGGCTGCTACAATGTGAGTAGTCTAAGTAAATGTCCATTGGTTTTAACAGGCTACAACGTTGAGTAACAATACAAATTCGAAGTTTCTATCGTACCTGCCATATGACGAATGGTCTTCTTACAGTATTCTTCAGCCACTGGAATTGTCTTAAGCATATCTCTTCCCCACTGAACCAGAGGCTTTCCTTGTATTGCATAAGAGGCAAACAGAGCTGTGCAGAGTGAACCCAAGAATCCTGCAGAATTGTATATAGATAGAATAAATGTATCATAAGGTACCAAGATATATGTATACAAATCCACACAGGTTTCATTGAAATACACACATTGAGGGTtagttatcatacgctggcgcccgTTCACCGGCATATAATAATGTTGCAGCCCTTACTGCGTGGCACGATATATAAAGAGGCTCCTACAGGCTCCTGCAGCTTATTTCTCAAGGTCCTACCTGGTGGAGGAATATTCTGCAGTATGCAAACTTTCACTTTTAAAAGGCCAGGGACAGTTTGCTGGCATAGAAGCCCGGCAATAGGTAACTGTGTAATCTAACTATTCATCTATTGATCTAATTTGAGTGTACATTAACATATTTATCATTGACTTGGTAATAGAACACTCATGTACTTGGCTATGTAAGCAAGAAACAAACAATGCCTAATCACATGTAAACTAAACATATGCCCCTGTAGGTGAAGTATCTTGCCTCATAAAAATGCAGAAAAATCTTGATTTTTATTGATAGACGCCTGAGCATTTGGTGCACTATGAGGTCCAGGGCACCATCTTTTGCCCAATTGTAAAGCACAGGTCCCCCTTCTGAGCCTTTTGGCTGATAGGCTTCCTTGAAAGTCATAACATTTCTGGGGAGATATGTTAATCATGCATATAATATTGTGGAATTGTTCTTGACAATGGATCAGGCAGCGTTTCAGGTTTGGACTACACCTTTCTGTTTTTGAATTACTTTTTAACTTTTAAACCTTCATATGTGTCCTTGCCCTCATACGATTTATGGAGTTGGCTGACAGTTCTAAAAGAAATCTTTTCTCTCCAGTTCAGTTCACAATTAAGTTGTTTATTTGGCGACTGCTTAAGCTCTGTGATATTCAGTCTTGCCCTGCATTTAGTGGATGATTTAATAAGACAGGAGTTTTTGATGAAAGGAGATACTAACACTGTATTCTTATATGGCCAAATACTTGGCACTCACAATAGGTTGGGAACACACAAATCCAAaggttcttttttattttacgttctaTAGTAGAGGGGTAGGGTTGATTTTTATCAACCAAAAGTTTATATGCATACTGTTATATAATATGATTTGTATATTCTCCAACTTCAGTGCTATCTTATTTTGAACTGGTGTCCAGAACTGTACAAGCAGTGTGCTAGTATTTCTCCAAATTTTTGGGTTCcttgacaattgaattttctacattttgggttgtcatggaaacaaggatttaTAATAAAACTTCACTGCAGATACCTTGGAGTTAAAGTTCaggaaattaccagcatccagaagtCTGGACCATCTGTATTCCAGACTTGACCGAACCAATGCTTTGCAAAGTGTCAATATCACATACCTATCTAGAGTGTCCATTCCTTTGGAGGCTGGTATTTAATCTATCACCTACACCCAGGACCTTACCCACAAGTGACTCTACCACTTTTAATCCACATCGGAAATTATAGCTGTGTGAAGAAGACTTGGTTGGGATGATTTTTCAGCatctgaattaaaaaaaagctggatggaaagacgtagaaaGATACATCTTTTCATCCCTCCGCCTCTGGTTGAGCGACGTAAGTGCTCAGTGGAGGCAATGGACGGCTATGTGGAGTGCAATCTCTCCCCATAGCCCTGCATACATTGCTTGGCAGGAGGGAGGACCCAGTGATGTCAATGTCAATATTAggggacatcactgggggaacaccctGTTTATAGTCAGAAGTCGATtgctggctgctgccgatgtacacTCCCACCCCACATTCAGTGGAGAGGGGAGGTCCCCAGGCGACATACACTGTGTACTCATTGGAATGTCCTTACGTATAGCAAATAACGTAAAGTGAACCCAACCTAATGTAACATTTTACTCCTACTCATTATAAGGGATGTTAATTGGCCCCTGCTGTTTAGAAGATAGCAGATTTTGAAGTCTTGTCTTAGTATCTTGCCTGTTGGGTGGTTATGCGTCATTCTTCCACATTCAATGCTGACTTCAATTAACGTATCCAGCCTCTGGGGTTGCCAGTATCTCATACCGATAGACATTGCTTTTGTAGCAGCTCCAAATCCAGAACCTAGAGCATAGCAAGAGCATGAGCATCATTACACTGCAAGAAATTATcttgtatctttatttctataataTAGCGCAAATAATTCAAGGAAAATACACATATGTACCTAAAATAGTCTTAAGATATAAAGATATCTGCTTTTATGCAGCCAATGTTTCAATGAAGAAGCTTTTT includes:
- the ADPRHL1 gene encoding inactive ADP-ribosyltransferase ARH2 isoform X3, which produces MVKQYVEAVDKLQGRRPDPATIEGCSHLKPDNFLLAWHTPFNEKGSGFGAATKAMSIGMRYWQPQRLDTLIEVSIECGRMTHNHPTGFLGSLCTALFASYAIQGKPLVQWGRDMLKTIPVAEEYCKKTIRHMAEYQEHWFYFEAKWQFYLEEREIEEDNMNKPNFPDKYDADERDKTYKKWSSEGRGGRRGHDAPMIAYDALLGAGGDWKELCSRAMFHGGESAATGSIAGCLYGLMYGLNNVPKGLYQELELKERLEELGKKLHQVSSKEK
- the ADPRHL1 gene encoding inactive ADP-ribosyltransferase ARH2 isoform X2 gives rise to the protein MALKDFWCLEDLYRDMVKQYVEAVDKLQGRRPDPATIEGCSHLKPDNFLLAWHTPFNEKGSGFGAATKAMSIGMRYWQPQRLDTLIEVSIECGRMTHNHPTGFLGSLCTALFASYAIQGKPLVQWGRDMLKTIPVAEEYCKKTIRHMAEYQEHWFYFEAKWQFYLEEREIEEDNMNKPNFPDKYDADERDKTYKKWSSEGRGGRRGHDAPMIAYDALLGAGGDWKELCSRAMFHGGESAATGSIAGCLYGLMYGLNNVPKGLYQELELKERLEELGKKLHQVSSKEK